A genomic window from Rhizobium sp. 007 includes:
- a CDS encoding DNA translocase FtsK, with the protein MRFPRTNLTDAGDFSSEIDVQHAGDDINVAPAAPVWQSNFSLAPNVRFTRTPENLISKRRAPAESEQSSREETVSEGPAVDVEPSAPMMIDVPFDIYLPEAAPSVSEIDHPKHVAEIQVEPELRASSELTDISDFAFWEVMAFEEATAAPITLPVAFLPKVEVTPESIIQHFRVMEWRPGGRPQKPDAPATATAAPAPVRSISNVAPAARPAAPPVTAKTQPIAPMPVRVQAAAPLAPAPRAVTQKTIPANIDPSGYEFPPRSLLQEPPERLGEIMPQETLEQNAGLLESVLEDFGIKGEIIHVRPGPVVTLYEFEPAPGVKSSRVIGLADDIARSMSALSARVAVVPGRNVIGIELPNAMRETVYFREMIESQDFEKSGYKLALGLGKTIGGEPVIAELAKMPHLLVAGTTGSGKSVAINTMILSLLYRMTPEQCRLIMVDPKMLELSVYDGIPHLLTPVVTDPKKAVMALKWAVREMEERYRKMSRLGVRNIDGYNGRVAQARERGETVHIMVQTGFDKGTGAPIEEQQEMDLTPMPYIVVIVDEMADLMMVAGKEIEGAIQRLAQMARAAGIHLIMATQRPSVDVITGTIKANFPTRISFQVTSKIDSRTILGEQGAEQLLGQGDMLHMQGGGRISRVHGPFVSDLEVEKVVAHLKTQGRPEYLETVTADEEEDAEPEEGAVFDKSAIASEDGNELYDQAVKVVLRDKKCSTSYIQRRLGIGYNRAASLVERMEKEGLVGPANHVGKREIVSGREE; encoded by the coding sequence ATGCGTTTTCCCAGAACGAATTTGACGGATGCCGGTGATTTTTCCTCGGAAATAGACGTACAGCATGCGGGTGATGACATAAATGTCGCTCCCGCAGCGCCGGTTTGGCAAAGCAATTTCTCGCTTGCACCGAACGTGCGTTTTACCCGCACGCCGGAAAACCTGATCAGTAAACGCCGCGCGCCGGCCGAATCGGAACAGTCGTCTCGCGAGGAGACCGTCAGCGAAGGGCCGGCTGTTGATGTCGAGCCAAGCGCCCCGATGATGATTGACGTGCCGTTCGACATCTATCTGCCGGAAGCCGCTCCATCCGTGTCCGAGATCGATCATCCCAAACATGTCGCCGAAATTCAGGTCGAGCCGGAACTTCGCGCTTCGTCCGAGCTGACCGACATTTCCGATTTCGCCTTCTGGGAAGTCATGGCCTTCGAGGAAGCGACTGCGGCCCCGATTACCCTCCCGGTTGCTTTCCTGCCGAAGGTTGAGGTCACGCCGGAATCGATCATCCAACATTTCCGCGTGATGGAATGGCGCCCGGGAGGGAGACCGCAGAAGCCCGACGCACCAGCCACGGCCACGGCCGCTCCAGCGCCTGTAAGGTCTATATCGAACGTGGCTCCGGCAGCTCGACCGGCCGCCCCACCGGTGACCGCGAAAACGCAGCCGATCGCGCCGATGCCGGTTCGCGTGCAGGCCGCTGCACCCCTGGCGCCCGCACCCCGGGCTGTAACGCAGAAGACAATCCCGGCGAATATCGATCCATCCGGCTACGAGTTTCCGCCGCGCTCGCTGCTGCAGGAACCACCGGAGCGTCTTGGGGAGATCATGCCGCAGGAAACGCTCGAGCAGAATGCCGGGCTGCTGGAAAGCGTGCTGGAGGACTTCGGCATCAAGGGCGAGATCATTCATGTCCGCCCGGGTCCGGTCGTAACGCTTTACGAATTCGAACCTGCACCCGGAGTGAAGTCGTCGCGCGTCATCGGCCTTGCCGACGATATAGCCCGCTCCATGTCGGCGCTGTCGGCCCGTGTCGCCGTGGTGCCCGGCCGCAATGTCATCGGCATCGAATTGCCGAACGCGATGCGCGAGACGGTCTATTTCCGCGAGATGATCGAGAGCCAGGATTTCGAGAAGAGCGGCTACAAGCTGGCGCTCGGCCTCGGCAAGACGATCGGCGGCGAGCCGGTGATCGCCGAGCTTGCGAAGATGCCGCACCTGCTGGTAGCCGGCACCACCGGCTCCGGTAAATCCGTCGCCATCAACACGATGATCCTCTCGCTGCTCTATCGCATGACACCGGAACAGTGCCGTCTCATCATGGTCGATCCGAAGATGCTGGAACTGTCCGTCTATGACGGCATCCCGCACCTATTGACGCCCGTCGTCACCGATCCGAAGAAGGCCGTGATGGCGCTGAAATGGGCGGTGCGCGAAATGGAGGAGCGCTACCGCAAAATGTCGCGCCTCGGTGTGCGCAACATCGACGGCTACAACGGCCGTGTCGCGCAGGCCCGCGAAAGGGGCGAGACGGTCCACATCATGGTCCAGACCGGTTTCGACAAGGGCACAGGTGCGCCGATCGAAGAGCAGCAGGAAATGGACCTGACGCCGATGCCCTATATCGTCGTCATCGTCGACGAAATGGCCGACCTCATGATGGTCGCCGGCAAGGAGATCGAGGGCGCGATCCAGCGACTGGCCCAGATGGCGCGCGCCGCCGGCATCCATCTCATCATGGCGACACAGCGTCCGTCGGTCGATGTCATCACCGGCACCATCAAGGCGAATTTCCCGACTCGAATCTCCTTCCAGGTCACATCGAAGATCGACAGCCGCACGATCCTTGGCGAGCAAGGCGCCGAGCAGCTGCTCGGCCAGGGCGACATGCTGCACATGCAGGGTGGCGGCAGGATTTCCCGTGTCCACGGCCCGTTCGTCTCCGACCTCGAAGTCGAAAAGGTCGTCGCGCATCTGAAGACGCAGGGCCGTCCGGAATATCTGGAGACGGTCACGGCTGACGAAGAGGAGGATGCCGAGCCGGAAGAGGGCGCCGTCTTTGACAAGAGCGCGATCGCGTCCGAGGATGGCAACGAGCTTTACGATCAGGCGGTCAAGGTCGTGCTGCGCGACAAGAAGTGCTCGACCTCCTACATCCAGCGCCGCCTCGGCATCGGCTACAACCGCGCGGCATCGCTTGTGGAGCGCATGGAAAAGGAAGGCCTCGTCGGTCCCGCGAATCATGTCGGCAAACGTGAGATCGTGTCGGGGCGCGAAGAATGA
- the phnN gene encoding phosphonate metabolism protein/1,5-bisphosphokinase (PRPP-forming) PhnN: protein MIPSHEPHLVPGTERGIMVVVVGPSGAGKDTLINLAAKHFAGRPDVHFVRRVITRDRDAGGEDHLSVSDGGFVSMEQSGNFAVWWEAHGLKYGIPAEVSVALAKGHLVIANGSRSALHLFQAVFPRLKVINVTARPEVLAGRLEARGRETHEDIMARLARGPLTVRGDYDVTELDNSSSLEEAGRKIIETLNGFLTKIS, encoded by the coding sequence ATGATCCCCTCGCACGAGCCACACTTGGTACCCGGCACAGAGCGAGGCATCATGGTCGTCGTCGTCGGCCCGAGCGGCGCCGGCAAGGACACGCTGATAAACTTGGCGGCAAAGCATTTTGCCGGCCGTCCCGACGTGCATTTCGTCCGCCGCGTCATCACACGGGACCGCGATGCCGGCGGCGAAGATCATCTGTCCGTTTCCGACGGAGGCTTCGTCTCTATGGAGCAATCCGGCAACTTCGCCGTATGGTGGGAGGCGCATGGCCTGAAATACGGCATTCCAGCAGAGGTTTCCGTCGCGCTCGCCAAGGGACACCTGGTAATCGCCAACGGCTCCCGCTCGGCACTCCACCTCTTCCAGGCCGTTTTTCCCCGCCTCAAGGTCATCAACGTGACCGCCCGCCCGGAAGTGCTGGCAGGCCGCCTCGAAGCCCGCGGCCGCGAGACGCACGAAGACATTATGGCCCGCCTCGCCCGCGGCCCGCTGACCGTACGGGGCGACTACGACGTCACCGAACTGGACAACAGCAGCTCGCTGGAAGAAGCCGGGCGCAAGATCATCGAGACGCTCAACGGCTTCCTCACGAAAATTAGTTAG
- a CDS encoding alpha-D-ribose 1-methylphosphonate 5-triphosphate diphosphatase, with protein MTTETVLSNARIVLEDEIVSGSLLIRDGRIADISEGNSANGEDFEGDYLIPGLVELHTDHLEGHYSPRPGLRWNKTAAIQAHDAQIVTSGITTVFDCLRMGADEDGGFEHGEMREMADAIQKAEQEGRLRAEHLIHLRCEVSADNVLAHFADFEDDPYVRLVSLMDHAPGQRQFQTMDQYVFYYQKKRGLSDEAFARFIEKRLGESARNSTPHRTAIATVCKERGITVASHDDATLAHVDEAIENGVRLAEFPTSFDAAKASHAHGMSVLMGAPNVVRGKSHSGNIAARDLAELGVLDVLSSDYVPLSLLYAPFILADEVETISLSKAIAMVTATPARTVSLNDRGRIEIGLRADLVRVFRDEGVPVTRSVWREGRRVA; from the coding sequence ATGACCACAGAGACAGTCCTTTCCAACGCCCGCATCGTTCTTGAAGACGAGATCGTGAGTGGCTCGCTTTTGATCCGCGACGGCAGGATTGCCGATATCTCCGAAGGCAATTCGGCAAACGGAGAGGATTTCGAAGGCGATTACCTGATCCCCGGCCTCGTCGAACTCCATACCGACCACCTGGAAGGCCACTATTCGCCTCGCCCGGGCCTGCGCTGGAACAAGACGGCGGCCATCCAGGCCCATGACGCCCAGATCGTCACCTCCGGCATCACCACCGTTTTCGACTGCCTGCGCATGGGCGCGGACGAGGACGGTGGCTTTGAACATGGCGAAATGCGCGAGATGGCTGACGCCATCCAGAAGGCCGAGCAGGAAGGCCGGCTTCGCGCGGAACACCTGATCCACCTGCGATGCGAAGTCTCGGCCGACAACGTCCTGGCGCATTTCGCAGACTTCGAGGACGATCCCTATGTCCGCCTCGTTTCGCTCATGGACCACGCGCCGGGCCAGCGTCAGTTCCAGACGATGGACCAGTACGTCTTCTACTATCAGAAGAAGCGCGGCCTTTCGGACGAGGCGTTCGCGCGCTTCATCGAAAAGCGCCTCGGCGAATCCGCTCGCAATTCGACGCCGCACCGCACCGCGATCGCCACGGTCTGCAAGGAGCGTGGTATCACCGTTGCGAGCCACGACGATGCGACACTTGCCCATGTCGACGAGGCGATTGAAAACGGCGTGCGCCTTGCGGAGTTTCCAACGAGCTTCGACGCCGCCAAGGCATCGCACGCGCACGGAATGAGCGTGCTGATGGGCGCTCCCAATGTCGTGCGCGGCAAGTCTCACTCAGGCAACATTGCCGCTCGCGATCTTGCAGAGCTCGGCGTCCTCGACGTGCTCTCTTCCGATTACGTGCCGCTCAGCTTGCTTTACGCACCCTTCATTCTTGCCGACGAGGTGGAGACCATTTCGTTGTCCAAGGCCATCGCGATGGTGACCGCCACGCCCGCGCGCACCGTCAGCCTCAATGATCGCGGCCGAATCGAGATCGGCCTTCGTGCCGATCTTGTCCGCGTCTTCCGCGACGAGGGCGTGCCGGTGACCCGTTCCGTCTGGCGCGAAGGGCGCCGGGTCGCATGA
- a CDS encoding DUF1045 domain-containing protein, producing the protein MRYALYFTPPKNDPLTGAASVWLGRDAFAGETYPAPEEDGMTAAEQFELTADPRRYGFHATIKAPFALASSVNERDLMAVVEDFTGRTPAFEIPELVLGQIGRFFALVPGFLHAPLQDFAASVVKSFEPFRAALCEADIARRKPEKLTESQRANLMRWGYPYVMEDFGFHMTLTGQMPEERSALMKSILEKRFASFIGRPLSISGLAVFTEEERGGPFKIHSWLPLAGAKL; encoded by the coding sequence TTGCGCTACGCCCTTTATTTCACGCCGCCAAAGAACGATCCCCTGACTGGCGCTGCCTCCGTCTGGCTTGGGCGCGACGCATTTGCGGGCGAAACTTATCCGGCTCCAGAGGAAGATGGGATGACGGCCGCAGAGCAGTTCGAGCTGACCGCCGATCCGCGCCGTTACGGCTTTCATGCGACTATAAAGGCGCCTTTTGCGCTTGCCTCTTCGGTCAACGAGAGAGACTTGATGGCTGTCGTCGAGGATTTCACCGGCCGAACACCGGCATTCGAAATCCCCGAACTTGTCCTCGGGCAGATCGGCCGCTTCTTTGCGCTCGTTCCGGGTTTTTTGCATGCGCCGCTTCAGGATTTCGCGGCAAGCGTGGTAAAGTCCTTCGAGCCGTTTCGCGCAGCGCTTTGCGAGGCCGATATTGCAAGGCGAAAGCCTGAAAAATTGACGGAAAGCCAGCGTGCCAACCTCATGCGCTGGGGTTATCCCTATGTAATGGAGGATTTCGGTTTCCACATGACGCTGACCGGCCAGATGCCGGAAGAGCGCTCAGCACTGATGAAATCGATCCTGGAGAAGCGTTTTGCCTCCTTCATCGGCCGGCCGCTTTCCATTTCCGGCCTCGCGGTCTTCACCGAAGAAGAGCGCGGCGGGCCGTTCAAGATTCATTCCTGGCTGCCGCTTGCTGGCGCCAAACTCTAA
- a CDS encoding DapH/DapD/GlmU-related protein yields MSRKLGDTPYIHETASVSDATLGRYTEISERCRISEVEFGDYSYIMQDGSIWCATIGKFVNIAAAVRINATNHPTWRATLHHFTYRAADYWPDANMETEFFEWRRSNRVVIGHDVWIGHGATILPGVTVGNGSVVGAGAVVSNDVAPYTIVGGVPAKLIRERFPKEIGERMDKLAWWDWEHSRLRAALEDFRALSAEDFLCRHDG; encoded by the coding sequence ATGAGCCGGAAGCTGGGCGACACGCCCTATATTCATGAGACCGCCTCCGTCAGCGATGCCACACTTGGCCGTTATACGGAAATATCCGAACGCTGCCGGATTAGCGAAGTCGAATTCGGCGATTATTCTTACATCATGCAGGACGGCTCCATCTGGTGCGCGACGATCGGCAAGTTCGTAAATATTGCCGCCGCAGTTCGCATCAACGCGACCAACCATCCGACATGGCGTGCGACGTTGCATCACTTCACCTATCGCGCCGCGGACTACTGGCCGGATGCGAATATGGAGACGGAATTCTTCGAATGGCGACGTTCCAACCGCGTCGTCATCGGCCATGACGTCTGGATCGGCCACGGGGCCACCATCCTGCCCGGCGTCACCGTCGGCAATGGTTCGGTGGTTGGCGCCGGCGCCGTCGTCTCGAACGATGTCGCACCCTACACGATCGTCGGCGGCGTTCCCGCAAAGCTTATCCGTGAACGCTTCCCCAAGGAAATCGGTGAGCGGATGGACAAACTTGCCTGGTGGGACTGGGAGCATTCAAGGTTGCGCGCAGCGCTCGAGGATTTCCGGGCGCTGTCGGCCGAAGACTTCCTTTGCCGGCATGATGGCTAA
- the phnL gene encoding phosphonate C-P lyase system protein PhnL — MATPLVISEVSKSFTMHLRDGIKLPVISDVAFSVAAGECVVLGGPSGIGKSSLLKMIYGNYAVDTGQILISHKGRVVDLGAADPRTVIDVRRHTLGYVSQFLRTVPRVAAIDVVAEPLVARGVAAAGAREKAAALLEKLNLPEALWQLPPATFSGGEQQRINIARGFITEHTVLLLDEPTASLDATNRAVVVGMIAEKKKAGVALLGIFHDEEVRGAVADRILDVQQFSPRKAVAA; from the coding sequence ATGGCAACGCCCCTCGTCATTTCCGAAGTCTCGAAGAGCTTCACCATGCATTTGCGCGATGGCATCAAGCTGCCGGTCATCTCCGATGTCGCCTTCTCCGTTGCTGCCGGCGAATGCGTCGTCCTTGGCGGCCCTTCGGGCATCGGCAAGAGTTCCCTGCTCAAGATGATCTACGGCAACTACGCCGTCGACACCGGCCAGATCCTGATCAGCCACAAGGGCCGGGTTGTCGATCTTGGCGCTGCGGACCCACGCACCGTTATCGATGTCCGCCGTCATACGCTCGGCTATGTCAGCCAGTTCCTGCGCACCGTGCCGCGCGTTGCCGCGATCGATGTCGTTGCCGAACCACTGGTTGCCCGCGGAGTGGCCGCAGCCGGCGCTCGCGAAAAAGCGGCAGCACTGCTCGAAAAGCTCAATCTTCCCGAAGCGTTATGGCAACTGCCGCCTGCGACTTTCTCGGGTGGCGAGCAGCAGCGCATCAACATCGCTCGTGGTTTTATCACAGAGCATACGGTGCTGCTGCTCGATGAGCCTACCGCTTCTCTCGATGCAACAAATCGCGCCGTGGTCGTCGGCATGATCGCGGAGAAAAAAAAGGCGGGTGTTGCCCTTCTCGGCATATTCCATGACGAGGAGGTGCGAGGGGCGGTCGCCGATCGCATCCTCGACGTCCAGCAGTTTTCGCCGCGAAAGGCGGTTGCAGCATGA
- the phnK gene encoding phosphonate C-P lyase system protein PhnK: protein MTDTPLLKVNDVSKFYGNRIGCRNASFELWPGEVLAVVGESGSGKTTLLNCISTRLMPTTGSVEYHMRDGSYRDLYRMNEAERRFLMRTDWGFVHQNPADGLRMTVSAGANVGERLMAIGDRHYGKIRSTAIDWLERVEIDAGRIDDQPRAFSGGMRQRLQIARNLVTSPRLVFMDEPTGGLDVSVQARLLDLVRGLVNDLGLSAIIVTHDLAVARLLSHRMMVMKDGYVIEHGLTDRVLDDPREPYTQLLVSSILQV, encoded by the coding sequence GTGACCGACACCCCTCTTCTCAAAGTCAACGACGTTTCGAAATTCTATGGCAATCGTATCGGCTGCCGGAATGCCTCTTTCGAGCTCTGGCCGGGCGAAGTGCTGGCCGTCGTCGGCGAGTCCGGTTCCGGCAAAACGACGCTACTCAATTGTATCTCGACGCGCCTGATGCCGACGACCGGAAGCGTCGAATATCATATGCGCGACGGAAGCTATCGCGATCTCTACCGCATGAACGAGGCAGAGCGTCGCTTCCTGATGCGCACCGATTGGGGTTTCGTGCACCAGAATCCGGCCGACGGCCTGCGCATGACGGTGTCGGCCGGCGCCAATGTCGGCGAACGGCTGATGGCGATCGGCGACCGGCACTATGGCAAAATCCGCTCGACTGCCATCGACTGGCTGGAGCGTGTCGAAATCGACGCCGGCCGCATCGATGATCAGCCCCGCGCTTTTTCGGGCGGCATGCGCCAGCGCCTGCAGATCGCCCGCAATCTCGTCACCAGCCCGCGGCTCGTCTTCATGGACGAACCGACCGGCGGCCTCGACGTCTCGGTTCAGGCGCGCCTGCTCGATCTGGTTCGAGGTCTCGTCAATGATCTCGGCCTTTCGGCCATCATCGTCACGCACGACCTCGCCGTCGCGCGTCTGCTCTCGCATCGCATGATGGTGATGAAGGATGGCTATGTCATTGAGCACGGTCTGACCGATCGGGTGCTCGATGACCCGCGCGAGCCCTACACGCAATTGCTCGTCTCATCGATCCTGCAGGTCTGA